One stretch of Oncorhynchus clarkii lewisi isolate Uvic-CL-2024 chromosome 3, UVic_Ocla_1.0, whole genome shotgun sequence DNA includes these proteins:
- the LOC139401847 gene encoding mitogen-activated protein kinase kinase kinase kinase 4 isoform X13 → MANESPAKSLVDIDLASLRDPAGIFELVEVVGNGTYGQVYKGRHVKTGQLAAIKVMDVTEDEEEEIKLEINMLKKYSHHRNIATYYGAFIKKSPPGHDDQLWLVMEFCGAGSITDLVKNTKGNTLKEDWIAYISREILRGLAHLHAHHVIHRDIKGQNVLLTENAEVKLVDFGVSAQLDRTVGRRNTFIGTPYWMAPEVIACDENPDATYDYRSDLWSTGITAIEMAEGAPPLCDMHPMRALFLIPRNPPPRLKSKKWSKKFCSFIEGSLVKNYTQRPPTDQLLKHPFIRDQPNERQVRIQLKDHIDRTKKKRGEKDDTEYEYSGSEEEEEEAQEQEGEPSSIVNQPGESTLRRDFIRLQQENKERSEALRRQQLLQEQQLREQEEYKRQLLAERQKRIEQQKEQRRRLEEQQRREREMRRQQEREQRRREQDDKRRMEEVERRRKEEEERRRAEEEKRRADREQEYIRRQLEEEQRHLEILQQQLLHEQAMLLVRPNSEHKWKELEEQRMAQKLQQQDQSYLLLLQQQPKPLPPATNRPQSPQQLLIQEKTKSPQQLTSDPKGPATIGEADERYRKNIQGSPQAAQVKVQPPVPPRAAETVANGNAPVAAPPAMHRPMEAQPPF, encoded by the exons gatgaagaagaggagatTAAACTGGAGATTAATATGCTGAAGAAGTACTCCCACCACAGAAACATAGCCACCTATTACGGAGCCTTCATCAAGAAGAGCCCACCAGGACATGACGACCAGCTATGG CTGGTGATGGAGTTCTGTGGTGCAGGCTCTATCACAGACCTGGTGAAGAACACCAAGGGCAACACACTGAAGGAGGACTGGATCGCCTACATCTCCCGTGAGATCCTCAGG GGTTTGGCTCACCTGCACGCCCACCATGTGATCCACCGTGACATCAAGGGCCAGAACGTGCTGCTGACTGAGAACGCTGAGGTCAAACTGG tgGACTTTGGTGTGAGCGCCCAGCTGGACCGGACAGTGGGCAGGAGGAACACCTTCATTGGGACACCCTATTGGATGGCGCCGGAGGTCATTGCCTGCGACGAGAACCCAGACGCCACGTACGACTACAGA AGTGACTTGTGGTCCACTGGAATCACAGCTATAGAGATGGCTGAGGGAGCTCCTC cACTGTGTGATATGCATCCAATGAGAGCGCTCTTCCTCATCCCCAGAAACCCTCCTCCTCGACTCAAGTCAAAGAAATG GTCTAAGAAGTTTTGCAGCTTCATTGAAGGCTCCCTGGTGAAGAACTATACCCAGCGCCCCCCCACCGACCAGCTGCTGAAACACCCCTTCATCAGGGACCAGCCCAACGAGAGGCAGGTCCGCATCCAGCTCAAAGACCACATCGACCGCaccaagaagaagagaggggagaagg aTGATACAGAGTATGAGTACAGTGGAagtgaagaagaagaggaggaagctCAGGAGCAGGAGGGGGAGCCCAG CTCTATAGTGAACCAGCCAGGGGAATCAACCCTGCGTAGGGACTTCATCCGTCTGCAGCAGGAGAACAAGGAGCGCTCGGAGGCCCTGCGCAGACAGCAGCTCTTGCAGGAGCAGCAGCTCCGGGAGCAGGAGGAGTACAAGCGCCAACTACTGGCAGAGAGGCAGAAACGCATCGAGCAGCAGAAAGAGCAAAGGAGGAGGCTGGAGGAG CAACAGCGTCGCGAGCGGGAGATGAGGAGGCAGCAGGAGCGTGAGCAGCGGCGACGCGAGCAGGATGACAAGAGGCGTATGGAGGAGGTTGAACGCCGgcgtaaagaggaggaggagcgcaggagagcagaggaggagaagaggagggctgACCGCGAGCAG GAGTACATCCGTCGCCAgttggaggaggagcagaggcaCCTGGAGATCCTGCAGCAGCAGCTGCTCCACGAACAGGCCATGCTGCTGGTGAGACCAAACTCT GAGCACAAGTGgaaggagctggaggagcagCGTATGGCCCAGAAGCTCCAACAGCAGGATCAGTCCTACCTACTGCTTCTCCAACAGCAGCCCAAACCCCTGCCGCCAGCTACCAACAGGCCTCAGTCCCCACAGCAACTGTTGATTCAAGAGAAGACCAAGTCCCCACAGCAACTGACTTCTGACCCCAAAGGCCCCGCCACAATCGGAGAG GCTGATGAGAGGTACCGTAAGAACATCCAAGGATCTCCTCAGGCTGCCCAGGTTAAGGTCCAGCCCCCAGTTCCTCCCCGCGCCGCAGAGACCGTCGCTAATGGAAACGCCCCCGTGGCCGCCCCGCCCGCCATGCACAGACCGATGGAAGCCCAG CCTCCGTTCTAG
- the LOC139401847 gene encoding mitogen-activated protein kinase kinase kinase kinase 4 isoform X15 gives MANESPAKSLVDIDLASLRDPAGIFELVEVVGNGTYGQVYKGRHVKTGQLAAIKVMDVTEDEEEEIKLEINMLKKYSHHRNIATYYGAFIKKSPPGHDDQLWLVMEFCGAGSITDLVKNTKGNTLKEDWIAYISREILRGLAHLHAHHVIHRDIKGQNVLLTENAEVKLVDFGVSAQLDRTVGRRNTFIGTPYWMAPEVIACDENPDATYDYRSDLWSTGITAIEMAEGAPPLCDMHPMRALFLIPRNPPPRLKSKKWSKKFCSFIEGSLVKNYTQRPPTDQLLKHPFIRDQPNERQVRIQLKDHIDRTKKKRGEKDDTEYEYSGSEEEEEEAQEQEGEPSSIVNQPGESTLRRDFIRLQQENKERSEALRRQQLLQEQQLREQEEYKRQLLAERQKRIEQQKEQRRRLEEQQRREREMRRQQEREQRRREQDDKRRMEEVERRRKEEEERRRAEEEKRRADREQEYIRRQLEEEQRHLEILQQQLLHEQAMLLVRPNSEHKWKELEEQRMAQKLQQQDQSYLLLLQQQPKPLPPATNRPQSPQQLLIQEKTKSPQQLTSDPKGPATIGEADERYRKNIQGSPQAAQVKVQPPVPPRAAETVANGNAPVAAPPAMHRPMEAQ, from the exons gatgaagaagaggagatTAAACTGGAGATTAATATGCTGAAGAAGTACTCCCACCACAGAAACATAGCCACCTATTACGGAGCCTTCATCAAGAAGAGCCCACCAGGACATGACGACCAGCTATGG CTGGTGATGGAGTTCTGTGGTGCAGGCTCTATCACAGACCTGGTGAAGAACACCAAGGGCAACACACTGAAGGAGGACTGGATCGCCTACATCTCCCGTGAGATCCTCAGG GGTTTGGCTCACCTGCACGCCCACCATGTGATCCACCGTGACATCAAGGGCCAGAACGTGCTGCTGACTGAGAACGCTGAGGTCAAACTGG tgGACTTTGGTGTGAGCGCCCAGCTGGACCGGACAGTGGGCAGGAGGAACACCTTCATTGGGACACCCTATTGGATGGCGCCGGAGGTCATTGCCTGCGACGAGAACCCAGACGCCACGTACGACTACAGA AGTGACTTGTGGTCCACTGGAATCACAGCTATAGAGATGGCTGAGGGAGCTCCTC cACTGTGTGATATGCATCCAATGAGAGCGCTCTTCCTCATCCCCAGAAACCCTCCTCCTCGACTCAAGTCAAAGAAATG GTCTAAGAAGTTTTGCAGCTTCATTGAAGGCTCCCTGGTGAAGAACTATACCCAGCGCCCCCCCACCGACCAGCTGCTGAAACACCCCTTCATCAGGGACCAGCCCAACGAGAGGCAGGTCCGCATCCAGCTCAAAGACCACATCGACCGCaccaagaagaagagaggggagaagg aTGATACAGAGTATGAGTACAGTGGAagtgaagaagaagaggaggaagctCAGGAGCAGGAGGGGGAGCCCAG CTCTATAGTGAACCAGCCAGGGGAATCAACCCTGCGTAGGGACTTCATCCGTCTGCAGCAGGAGAACAAGGAGCGCTCGGAGGCCCTGCGCAGACAGCAGCTCTTGCAGGAGCAGCAGCTCCGGGAGCAGGAGGAGTACAAGCGCCAACTACTGGCAGAGAGGCAGAAACGCATCGAGCAGCAGAAAGAGCAAAGGAGGAGGCTGGAGGAG CAACAGCGTCGCGAGCGGGAGATGAGGAGGCAGCAGGAGCGTGAGCAGCGGCGACGCGAGCAGGATGACAAGAGGCGTATGGAGGAGGTTGAACGCCGgcgtaaagaggaggaggagcgcaggagagcagaggaggagaagaggagggctgACCGCGAGCAG GAGTACATCCGTCGCCAgttggaggaggagcagaggcaCCTGGAGATCCTGCAGCAGCAGCTGCTCCACGAACAGGCCATGCTGCTGGTGAGACCAAACTCT GAGCACAAGTGgaaggagctggaggagcagCGTATGGCCCAGAAGCTCCAACAGCAGGATCAGTCCTACCTACTGCTTCTCCAACAGCAGCCCAAACCCCTGCCGCCAGCTACCAACAGGCCTCAGTCCCCACAGCAACTGTTGATTCAAGAGAAGACCAAGTCCCCACAGCAACTGACTTCTGACCCCAAAGGCCCCGCCACAATCGGAGAG GCTGATGAGAGGTACCGTAAGAACATCCAAGGATCTCCTCAGGCTGCCCAGGTTAAGGTCCAGCCCCCAGTTCCTCCCCGCGCCGCAGAGACCGTCGCTAATGGAAACGCCCCCGTGGCCGCCCCGCCCGCCATGCACAGACCGATGGAAGCCCAG TGA
- the LOC139401847 gene encoding mitogen-activated protein kinase kinase kinase kinase 4 isoform X14, translating to MANESPAKSLVDIDLASLRDPAGIFELVEVVGNGTYGQVYKGRHVKTGQLAAIKVMDVTEDEEEEIKLEINMLKKYSHHRNIATYYGAFIKKSPPGHDDQLWLVMEFCGAGSITDLVKNTKGNTLKEDWIAYISREILRGLAHLHAHHVIHRDIKGQNVLLTENAEVKLVDFGVSAQLDRTVGRRNTFIGTPYWMAPEVIACDENPDATYDYRSDLWSTGITAIEMAEGAPPLCDMHPMRALFLIPRNPPPRLKSKKWSKKFCSFIEGSLVKNYTQRPPTDQLLKHPFIRDQPNERQVRIQLKDHIDRTKKKRGEKDDTEYEYSGSEEEEEEAQEQEGEPSSIVNQPGESTLRRDFIRLQQENKERSEALRRQQLLQEQQLREQEEYKRQLLAERQKRIEQQKEQRRRLEEQQRREREMRRQQEREQRRREQDDKRRMEEVERRRKEEEERRRAEEEKRRADREQEYIRRQLEEEQRHLEILQQQLLHEQAMLLVRPNSEHKWKELEEQRMAQKLQQQDQSYLLLLQQQPKPLPPATNRPQSPQQLLIQEKTKSPQQLTSDPKGPATIGEADERYRKNIQGSPQAAQVKVQPPVPPRAAETVANGNAPVAAPPAMHRPMEAQV from the exons gatgaagaagaggagatTAAACTGGAGATTAATATGCTGAAGAAGTACTCCCACCACAGAAACATAGCCACCTATTACGGAGCCTTCATCAAGAAGAGCCCACCAGGACATGACGACCAGCTATGG CTGGTGATGGAGTTCTGTGGTGCAGGCTCTATCACAGACCTGGTGAAGAACACCAAGGGCAACACACTGAAGGAGGACTGGATCGCCTACATCTCCCGTGAGATCCTCAGG GGTTTGGCTCACCTGCACGCCCACCATGTGATCCACCGTGACATCAAGGGCCAGAACGTGCTGCTGACTGAGAACGCTGAGGTCAAACTGG tgGACTTTGGTGTGAGCGCCCAGCTGGACCGGACAGTGGGCAGGAGGAACACCTTCATTGGGACACCCTATTGGATGGCGCCGGAGGTCATTGCCTGCGACGAGAACCCAGACGCCACGTACGACTACAGA AGTGACTTGTGGTCCACTGGAATCACAGCTATAGAGATGGCTGAGGGAGCTCCTC cACTGTGTGATATGCATCCAATGAGAGCGCTCTTCCTCATCCCCAGAAACCCTCCTCCTCGACTCAAGTCAAAGAAATG GTCTAAGAAGTTTTGCAGCTTCATTGAAGGCTCCCTGGTGAAGAACTATACCCAGCGCCCCCCCACCGACCAGCTGCTGAAACACCCCTTCATCAGGGACCAGCCCAACGAGAGGCAGGTCCGCATCCAGCTCAAAGACCACATCGACCGCaccaagaagaagagaggggagaagg aTGATACAGAGTATGAGTACAGTGGAagtgaagaagaagaggaggaagctCAGGAGCAGGAGGGGGAGCCCAG CTCTATAGTGAACCAGCCAGGGGAATCAACCCTGCGTAGGGACTTCATCCGTCTGCAGCAGGAGAACAAGGAGCGCTCGGAGGCCCTGCGCAGACAGCAGCTCTTGCAGGAGCAGCAGCTCCGGGAGCAGGAGGAGTACAAGCGCCAACTACTGGCAGAGAGGCAGAAACGCATCGAGCAGCAGAAAGAGCAAAGGAGGAGGCTGGAGGAG CAACAGCGTCGCGAGCGGGAGATGAGGAGGCAGCAGGAGCGTGAGCAGCGGCGACGCGAGCAGGATGACAAGAGGCGTATGGAGGAGGTTGAACGCCGgcgtaaagaggaggaggagcgcaggagagcagaggaggagaagaggagggctgACCGCGAGCAG GAGTACATCCGTCGCCAgttggaggaggagcagaggcaCCTGGAGATCCTGCAGCAGCAGCTGCTCCACGAACAGGCCATGCTGCTGGTGAGACCAAACTCT GAGCACAAGTGgaaggagctggaggagcagCGTATGGCCCAGAAGCTCCAACAGCAGGATCAGTCCTACCTACTGCTTCTCCAACAGCAGCCCAAACCCCTGCCGCCAGCTACCAACAGGCCTCAGTCCCCACAGCAACTGTTGATTCAAGAGAAGACCAAGTCCCCACAGCAACTGACTTCTGACCCCAAAGGCCCCGCCACAATCGGAGAG GCTGATGAGAGGTACCGTAAGAACATCCAAGGATCTCCTCAGGCTGCCCAGGTTAAGGTCCAGCCCCCAGTTCCTCCCCGCGCCGCAGAGACCGTCGCTAATGGAAACGCCCCCGTGGCCGCCCCGCCCGCCATGCACAGACCGATGGAAGCCCAG GTCTAA